One window of the Vicinamibacterales bacterium genome contains the following:
- a CDS encoding diaminopropionate ammonia-lyase, with amino-acid sequence MRAFFEARPQLAPTPLHHLPALARALGVGQVLVKDETGRFGLNAFKLLGARFAIETLRAEGTLQPGHTVVCASEGNHGRAVARAAREAGCAARVYMAADAAQSRVDAIAGEGATVIRVDGSYDDAVRMLSADADANGWTIVSDTSWDDYERIPRLIMLGYTHMMDEIAEPADVVFVQGGVGGLLCGIASWCAFHAPERKVVSVEPTTAACLLASARAGRPTAVAGPLATTMAGLRNREVSPLAFASVLHTVAAYLAIDDIWAHEAMRTLAHPAGGDPAVAAGASGSAALGGLLAVCREPALQAVRERLGIGQATRVLVLVSEGVTDPALWATVAGPAKGQDTAASGSGTV; translated from the coding sequence GTGCGCGCGTTCTTCGAGGCGCGGCCCCAGCTGGCGCCGACGCCGCTCCACCACCTGCCCGCGCTCGCCCGCGCGCTGGGCGTCGGCCAGGTCCTGGTCAAGGACGAAACCGGCCGCTTCGGCCTGAACGCCTTCAAGCTCCTCGGCGCGCGCTTTGCCATCGAGACCTTGAGGGCGGAGGGCACGCTCCAGCCCGGTCACACCGTGGTCTGCGCCAGCGAGGGCAATCACGGACGCGCCGTGGCCCGCGCCGCACGCGAGGCCGGGTGCGCCGCGCGCGTGTACATGGCCGCGGATGCCGCGCAATCACGCGTGGATGCCATCGCCGGCGAGGGCGCCACGGTGATCCGCGTGGACGGTTCCTATGACGATGCGGTGCGGATGCTGAGCGCGGATGCGGACGCGAACGGCTGGACGATCGTGTCGGACACGTCGTGGGATGACTACGAACGTATCCCGCGCCTGATCATGCTCGGCTACACGCACATGATGGATGAGATCGCCGAGCCGGCGGATGTCGTGTTCGTGCAGGGCGGCGTCGGCGGGCTGCTCTGTGGCATCGCGAGCTGGTGTGCGTTCCACGCCCCGGAGCGCAAGGTCGTGTCGGTGGAGCCCACCACGGCGGCTTGCCTCCTGGCGTCGGCACGGGCAGGCCGCCCCACCGCGGTGGCAGGCCCGCTCGCCACCACCATGGCGGGCCTTCGCAACCGCGAAGTGTCGCCGCTCGCGTTTGCTTCGGTCCTTCACACGGTAGCGGCCTACCTCGCCATCGACGACATCTGGGCGCATGAGGCGATGCGAACGCTTGCTCATCCGGCCGGCGGTGACCCGGCGGTCGCCGCCGGCGCCTCGGGATCCGCCGCGCTCGGTGGACTCCTCGCCGTGTGCCGGGAACCGGCACTGCAGGCGGTCCGCGAGCGTCTCGGCATCGGCCAGGCCACGCGGGTGCTCGTCCTGGTGAGTGAAGGGGTCACTGACCCGGCGCTCTGGGCCACCGTAGCGGGTCCGGCCAAAGGACAGGACACAGCCGCATCAGGTTCTGGAACTGTCTAG
- a CDS encoding D-aminoacylase translates to MRFIRALLIPLAAGVCLTLPPGCAQPARYDLIIRGGDVLAGDGGPALRVDVGITGDRIARIGDLSAATAGRAIDATGLVVAPGFIDVQGQSGTTLLADGNGESHLRQGITTEIIGEGGSPAFWTQDTADTDALTPFGAAFDWTGFAGYFERLRERGTTINLGTFVPATTVRRTIIGMDNRPPTPDELSRMEAMVDQAMRDGALGLSSALIYVPGSFAKTDELVALAKVAAKYGGIYISHVRGESFNLFNALDEAIGIGRDAGLPVVIYHLKVGAKANWGRMPEALDKIDKANRAGVKVSATMYPYTAGGTSLAATLPLWVQEGGREKMLARLADADVRKRARAEIETKIDGWENLLQATTFDGIQVASAPKEVDQSIIGKRISQIATERKADPWEVYFRLLIDSGGRIGALYHMMSEEDVTTGLRSSFVTIGTDSSALRATGALAQGAPHPRAYGSFPRMLSKYVRDDRVLTLPDAVHRMTGAAARQMGITDRGLIQPQMLADVVIFNPATVKDNATYERPHQYPTGIAHVIVNGVPVLDPRGLTGARPGRPVYGPARRPK, encoded by the coding sequence ATGAGGTTCATTCGCGCGCTGCTCATTCCGCTGGCGGCCGGTGTCTGCCTGACGTTGCCTCCCGGCTGCGCTCAGCCCGCGCGCTACGACCTGATCATCCGGGGCGGCGACGTGCTGGCCGGGGATGGCGGGCCGGCGCTTCGTGTGGACGTCGGCATCACCGGCGACCGCATCGCCAGGATTGGCGACCTGTCGGCGGCGACGGCCGGCCGGGCGATTGACGCCACCGGCCTGGTCGTGGCGCCGGGGTTCATCGACGTGCAAGGACAGTCCGGGACGACGCTGCTGGCCGACGGCAACGGCGAGAGCCACCTGCGCCAGGGCATCACCACCGAGATCATCGGAGAAGGCGGATCGCCGGCGTTCTGGACCCAGGACACGGCCGACACCGATGCGCTCACCCCGTTCGGGGCGGCGTTCGACTGGACCGGGTTCGCCGGCTACTTCGAGCGCCTGCGTGAACGTGGCACCACGATCAACCTCGGCACCTTCGTGCCCGCCACCACCGTGCGGCGCACCATCATCGGGATGGACAACCGCCCACCGACGCCGGACGAGTTGTCGCGAATGGAGGCGATGGTCGATCAGGCCATGCGCGATGGCGCGCTGGGCCTTTCGAGCGCGCTGATCTACGTGCCGGGCTCCTTTGCCAAGACCGACGAGTTGGTCGCCCTGGCCAAGGTGGCCGCCAAGTACGGCGGCATCTACATCTCCCACGTTCGCGGCGAGAGCTTCAATCTGTTCAACGCGCTCGACGAAGCGATTGGCATTGGCCGCGATGCCGGACTGCCGGTGGTGATCTACCACTTGAAGGTGGGCGCCAAGGCCAACTGGGGGCGCATGCCCGAGGCGCTCGACAAGATCGACAAGGCCAACCGCGCCGGGGTCAAGGTCAGCGCCACCATGTATCCCTACACCGCGGGCGGCACCAGCCTGGCGGCGACCCTGCCGTTGTGGGTGCAGGAAGGCGGACGCGAGAAGATGCTCGCGCGTCTGGCCGATGCGGACGTCCGCAAGCGTGCCCGGGCCGAGATCGAAACGAAAATTGACGGCTGGGAAAACCTGCTGCAGGCGACGACCTTCGACGGCATCCAGGTGGCGTCGGCGCCGAAGGAGGTGGATCAGTCCATCATCGGCAAGCGCATCAGCCAGATCGCGACGGAGCGGAAGGCTGACCCGTGGGAGGTCTACTTCCGGCTGCTCATCGACAGCGGCGGCCGCATCGGCGCGCTGTACCACATGATGAGCGAGGAGGATGTGACGACCGGATTGCGGTCGTCGTTCGTGACGATTGGAACCGATTCGTCGGCGCTGCGCGCCACCGGCGCCCTGGCGCAGGGGGCGCCGCACCCGCGCGCCTACGGCTCCTTCCCGAGGATGCTGTCGAAGTACGTCAGGGACGACCGTGTGTTGACGCTGCCCGACGCGGTGCACCGCATGACCGGCGCGGCCGCCCGGCAGATGGGCATCACCGATCGCGGGTTGATCCAGCCGCAGATGCTGGCGGACGTGGTCATCTTCAATCCGGCCACGGTCAAAGACAACGCCACCTACGAGCGGCCCCACCAATACCCGACCGGCATCGCGCACGTCATCGTGAATGGCGTGCCGGTACTCGATCCGAGAGGGCTGACCGGCGCGCGGCCCGGCCGGCCGGTGTATGGGCCGGCGCGCCGGCCTAAATAG